Below is a window of Candidatus Woesearchaeota archaeon DNA.
TCTTTTAATGTTGAATCTGGTGCTGATTTGAAAAGAATTATTTTAGATTGTTTTGGTCCTTCTTTGTCTTCACGATTATAATGTATTAAATTATTTTCAATATTTCCTTCTCGTAATTTCAATCGACCAAAATTAACTTTAAAATATGTATCGATTTGATGGTCAGTACCTTTAAACTCAGCATTCTTTGATTTCAAAATTTCTCTAATTTTGTTTTGATTGTTAGATTTTGCTTTAATTTCAAAGTTTTGAATTATCATATATTGATTTGATTTTATTGATTTAAATAATTTTCTAATCTGCATTATACGTCCCGAAAGAAGTGTGAGCCTGCAAGGCAGGGTCGAGAGAATCGTTTTTCTTCTAAATGATAACTTTTATCACTACTATTACTTCTTTCTTCACAAATTTTTTGGAGTTTATACAATCTATCTTAATTTACTTGCAAATCGAACTTTTTTATATTTTTTATTACGAAACCTTTAAAAGTCTAGTAATTTATATTTATTTACATAGAAAAATGGTAAAGATAAAAAATTTGATTTTAATACTTGTGATTTTTGCCTTTATTTTTAGTGGTTGTGCTCCTAAAGTTGATACTGGTCAAGTTGATAAACTTGTTATTGAGAGTGATGAGTTAGATACTAATATGGGAGAAGATGATGTTTTAGATACTACTTTGGATAATCAAAGTGAGATTGAGACAGTTATTGGTGAAGATTTAGATATTGTTGAAGATGATATTGAATTAGGTAATTTAATTTAAATTAATATTGTTATAATAAATCCAATAAATAAAGGTGGTAAGAATGCAAGACCATCTTTTACATATATTTTTTTGAGTTCTTTGTGTTTTTTTGAGAGTGTTTTTAGATTTTCTAATTGTTTTTCATTGATTCCAAGTTTGAAGTCATTAATGGTGTATATTACTTTATTTTTGATTTTTATATCTTGAGCAATCCAATCTCCATATGTTACATTGTTTAAGTCTATTTGTTTTATGAACATGTGTCCTTCAATTTTTCTTAGAATTTTTACAAAGAAATAAACTGGTATTAATAATAGTAATATTAGTGTTGTAGTATTTTTTGTTATTGCAAATAGGATTGGTGGGATTAATAAGTTAATTGCAAAGTAGATGTATTCAGATTTTTTGAATGTAATCTTGATTTTTTTGAAGTTTTTTGTGTAATAGTATATTAACATTAAAATTCCAATTACTGCACCTACAAAGAATGATATCAATAAAAATTTAAATAGAAATCCAAGTATTTCTATATTTGTTTCATTTATTGAGATTATTTTTAAAATGTAGAGTAAATAGTTTAATATTACTAATATTGAGTATGGTAGTATCTTTCTTAGGTATATAGATTTATCATTTTCTTTTATTTGCTCATTTAGTATGTGGATGTGTTCTTTTGTTAGTCCATCTTTTGAGTCTTCATAATTTATTATTGTTTTATTGTTTTCAATAATTGAACTGTCAGGAATTTCATTTTCTTTTAGATTTTTTATTTTTTTAGTTATTTTAAAGTATATTGAATGAAAACAATCTTCATCTCCAAAGAATATCAGGAGAAATGATGCAAAACCAATTAATATTAATATGAAATTTGAATAGTGAAAATATAGTCCTATTAGTAATAAAAATATTATTGTAAATAATGTGAATCTTGATTTGAACATTTTAAAATTTTTAGACTTTATTATTTGAAGTATTATTAATAAGAGAAAAATTCCGTCAAGTATTAGTATGTAGTTTCTAAGTGATTCTAAAAATAATTTAAATATCGTTGCAGAAAATGTTGTTAGGTTTGTGAATATTAAGTAAAGGGTTTCTTCTTTGTTTATAAAATTTCTAAGGTAGTATATGCTTGCAGAGAATCCTATTAAAAATTTAGCGTCTCCTCCTCCCCAAATTCCTATGTAATAAAGAAGTGAGCCTAGAGCAAAACCTATTAAAATTCCAAATCCTGTATATTTTATTGGGTCAAGAGTTGAGTTTATCATACTATCAAATATTGCAATTATTATTATTAGAAATGCTAAAGAGTAGTTTATGTAATCATATACTTCTCTTTTTTTTATGTCTTCAATTGATGCTATTAGAAATGTTGCAATAACTATAGATAATACTATATATTCTATCATTTAATATTAATATTCATTAGAATTGTTTAAAAAGATTTGTTTTCTATTTAAGAAAGAATTTAATCTTCACTATATATATTGTATAGTGAGTATCCCATTAAAAAAAGGGAACTTAATGTTGAAGTATAATATCCTATCATTGGGATTGCAATTTCTTCTATTTGAATTAGGTTTAATATTGTTGTTGTGTTTAAAACAAACATTATAAATCCTACACCTAGAAAAAAGTGTCCTATTGTTTTTTTATTCCATGGGAATTCGTCATCTAATTTTTTAGTAATTGTTTTATGATGTTTCATTTTTTTCTTATTTTAAGTATTAATTATGTTATCTCTTTAAAAATGTTTTTATTAATGTTAAGGTGTATTTGTTTTCATTTACTTTTAGTATACTAAGTTTTATATATGTGTTCGATTTAGGTTACTATATGGTTAAGGTTGATGAAGCATTTGAAGTAAGATATAAGAAGGGAGGAAATCAATTTGAAGTTTTGGTTGACTTCGAGAAATTAAATGAGTACAAGAAAAAACATTATGCTATTAGTGTTTATGATGTTTTAGCAGATGTTAAAATATTTAAGGATCAGAAAAAAGGAGATGTTGCATCTGAGATTTTGTTGAAGGAGTCATTTAGAGGACTTTCTGAAGATGAGATTTTAGAAGAGATTTTACTTAGAGGAGAGTGTCAAATTCCTACTTCTTATACTAATAAACTTCGTGAAGAAAAGAAGATGCAAGTAGTAAATTATATTGTTGAGAATGCAGTTAATCCTGCTACAAAAGGAAAGTATACTGCTTCAATGATTGAGAGTGAGATTAATAAACTTAAATTTAATTTTGATCCATATATAATTTTTGAAAATCAATCCGAAGAAGTTTTGAAGGGTTTAAAAAAAGTTATTGCTATTTCTATTGATAAAATAGTGTTAGAGGTCGAAATTCCTCCAAAATATTTAGGTTCTTTTTATGGTCCTTTTAGAAAGTTCGGTAAAATTCTGAAAGAATATTATGATAGGAATGGAAATTTAAAAATTAAACTTGAAATTACTGAATCATTACAAGATAAAGTGATTGATTATATTAAACATCATACTAGTGGTGAAGGAAGTTACTTTATTTCTAAGGATTAATTTTTATATACTTTTTTTTTATACAAACAAAATTTATAAAGGGTCTAGCTTTAATTTTTATATAAAATGCTTGCAAGATTATTTGGTAAATCTAATACCTATAAATTTAGGATTGAAATTTTTGGTGATATTAAGACTTTTGATTTTTTAAAAGTTGAACATCATGATGATGAAGAAGTTTTAACTCAAGTTTATAATATTACAAGGGATGGAGAGAAACTGATAGGAGATTGTAAAATTATTGGTTATAGAGATTCTGGAGTTTTGAAAAATATTAGAACTCCTTTTACTAATGATGCAAAAATTGATTTGGCAGATGATGATTTTATTGAAGATACTGTTGGTTTAACTAGGGATAGTGATGCTTTTATTGGAGTTCTTGAACATCACCCTAATTTGAGAATTAATCTTGATTTGAAAAAAACAATTACAAAACATATTGCTATTCTTGCAAAGTCAGGAGCTGGTAAGTCATATACAGTAGGAGTTTTACTTGAAGAGGTTATTAAGAAGAATATTCCTATTGTAATTCTTGATCCTCATAATGAGTACGCAACTATTAAGTATCCTAATACTGATAAGAGAGATATGAAGAGAATGGATAAATTTGGTATTAAATCTCAAGGTTTTTTAAATCAAATTAAGGAGTATTCTCCTGATACTAATGTTAATCCTCAATGTGAGCCAATTACACTTGATTTGAACTCTCTAAAGCCTCAAGATTTGATTGAGTCACTTCCTCAAAAGTTATCTCCTGCTCAACAAGGTCTTATGTTTAATGTTTTAAGTTCTTTGAATAACAGAGTTAATTTTGATGAACTTATTTTCACAATTTCTAATGAAGAGTCAAATTCTAAATGGTCACTTATTACTCTTCTTGAAGAATTGAAGAAGTTGAGAGTTTATTCAACTAATCCTACTCCACTAAATGAGATTGTAAAACATAAAAGAGCATCAATTATTTCACTTAAGGGAGTTGAACCTTATGTTCAGGAGACTTTTGTATCTGGACTTATTAAATCTTTATTTGAAGCAAGAAAGAAGGAAGAAATACCTCCCTTTTTACTTGTTTTAGAGGAAGCTCATAATTTTTGTCCTGAGAGAAGTTTTGGAGAACTTAAGACTTCAAAGATTATTAGAACTATTGCTGGAGAAGGTCGTAAGTTTGGAGTTGGACTTTGTGTGATTTCACAAAGGCCTGCAAAAGTTGATAAAAATGTAGTTTCGCAGTGTTCTACGCAGATTATTTTAAAAATTACAAATCCAAATGATATTAAATCAGTTATTTCATCTTCAGAAGGAGTTGATTCAGATTCAGAAAATGAGATTCAGAAGTTAAATATTGGAACTTGTCTTTTAACTGGAGTTATTGATATTCCTTTGAAAGTTAATATTAGACCTAGAATTTCTAAACATGGTGGAGAAACAATAGATATTACTTTACCTTATGAAGTTGAGGATGCTGATAAAAGAAGAAGTGATGAGGATGTTGTAAATAATATTTCTTTTGGAGGAGATGTTGAAGAGACTCGTGAAGAAAGTAGACAAAGGGAAAGAGTTGTTAAAAAAGAAGCTATTGCTATGGCTGAGTCTAAAAAAGCTGAGAATAATGAGTTTTTACAATATGTTGCTCCTGAGGTTGAAATTGAGGATGCAAAGGTTTTGCTTGATTCAAATGATATTGAGACTCAACTTGTTTCAGGTGTGATGATTAAGATGAGGACTAATGATAATAAAGATGTTAGTATTTTGTTTGATAAGGTTAATAAAAAAGTTATTAAGAAAATTTTTCCTTTTGAGGGTTATGATGCAGATGAGAGTATTACACAAATGGCTGGGAGTGAGAAGAAGTTATTTAAGACTATTTTGACTCTTAGTGATAAGTTCAATCCTGCTGAGCTTTTGATTAAGACTGATATGATGTTTAATGAGATTTTAAGAGTTTGTGATTCTCTTGCAAATAAAGGTTTACTTAAGAAGAAGGATAGAGATTTCGAATTAGTTAATGTTGGTTTTGCTAAACATTTGGGTGATTGTAATTTTTATGGTAATCAAAAGTTTGAAGAAGTTTCTTATGATAAGATGTATGAAGAGAAGATTTCTAATTCAAAAGTTGAGGAGTTATTTTCGATGTTTGGAACTGTTGAGAATATGAAAGATATTTTTATTTTAAGATATGTAGGGAAATAAAATTAATTTTATTTTTTGAGTTGTTAACTTTATAGTGATTAATTTTAGAAACATTTATATATCTAAACTTATTTGATTTGGGTTATGAGTACAAAAGAGAAAAAGGTATTATATGCAATTTCCATGAGACATGATGATAGCAGGGTTCTAGGAGTCAGAGATAAAACTAATTATTTAAAAATGGTTTCAGGAGGAGATGGAAATATAGGATTAGATTGTCCAATTGAGTATGATGGAGTTTCTAGATGCGATATAGGAACAGCTAAAGAGATTCTACTAGATGTTGCTGAAAGAAATAAATCTATAATTGATAATTCAAATGGGTTAGCGAAAGTTGAGCCATTAATTATTAGAAGAAACTTAAGAATGCTTGAATTAGCGCTTAACAAAGGAGAACTATCTTTTGGTGTGAAATATGATCAATTATTAAATGAACAAACGTATGGTCTTTCTGAATTTTTTGTCTATCGTGTCGGTCGAGATCAGCTATGGGGTTTAAAAGTCAGCCCTGAACCTGTAAGTGCAAGTTTGGTTAGAAGAATGCTGAATGAGTATGATGTAAATACACACTCGTTAGTTAGGGTGCCAGAAGATTGTGATGAAGCAAGTAGATTAGTAAGACATAATGGTCCAGTTTTTTTAACTTATTCAAAATCTTTACATAAAATTCAAGATTGAATTATCTATTTCAATTCCTTTTCGGGAAACTGAATAAATTTGATTAATTCATCAAAGAATAATAAATCATATTCAATTATACTATCTTCTAGTATGTTTAGGATTTTCTGCATATTCTGACCTATTTCATTTGGATCTTTTCCTAGAAGGTATACTATTGCATTGTATTTTCCTTCTAGTTTTGCACTTTATATATGTGATAGTATAAGTAACAAACTCAAGGAATTTTCAATTCCTAAGCTTTAGTGAACTTAAAAGTTACAAAATTTTAAAAAAGAAATAAACATAATTTATATTAGATAAATGAACAAAAATATAATAGAAGTAAAGAATTTAAGAAAAGTATTCAAGGTTCCTAAAAAATCAAAAGATTTGTCTTGGATGAAGAAGAGACTTTCTTGGGTTTATAGAGAATGGGAAGAAAAAGTTGCTGTAGTTGATATTGATTTGGAGATTAAAGAAGGTGAGATTTTAGGTTATTTAGGACCTAATGGTGCTGGTAAGTCTACAACTATTAAAATGCTTACAGGAATTCTACATCCTACTCTAGGAGATATTAAAGTCTTTGGAAATTTAAATCCAGTAAAAGATAGGAATGAATATACTCAACAAATTGGTGTGGTATTTGGTCAGAGAAGTATTTTAGCTTATGATATTCCTGTTAAGGATTCTTTTAG
It encodes the following:
- a CDS encoding class IV adenylate cyclase; translated protein: MIIQNFEIKAKSNNQNKIREILKSKNAEFKGTDHQIDTYFKVNFGRLKLREGNIENNLIHYNREDKEGPKQSKIILFKSAPDSTLKELLTKALGILVIVDKQREIYFIDNVKFHVDTVEDLGTFVEIEAIDKNETIGKNKLLKQCQFYLDLFQISKDDLISVSYSDLLLEK
- a CDS encoding A24 family peptidase — translated: MIEYIVLSIVIATFLIASIEDIKKREVYDYINYSLAFLIIIIAIFDSMINSTLDPIKYTGFGILIGFALGSLLYYIGIWGGGDAKFLIGFSASIYYLRNFINKEETLYLIFTNLTTFSATIFKLFLESLRNYILILDGIFLLLIILQIIKSKNFKMFKSRFTLFTIIFLLLIGLYFHYSNFILILIGFASFLLIFFGDEDCFHSIYFKITKKIKNLKENEIPDSSIIENNKTIINYEDSKDGLTKEHIHILNEQIKENDKSIYLRKILPYSILVILNYLLYILKIISINETNIEILGFLFKFLLISFFVGAVIGILMLIYYYTKNFKKIKITFKKSEYIYFAINLLIPPILFAITKNTTTLILLLLIPVYFFVKILRKIEGHMFIKQIDLNNVTYGDWIAQDIKIKNKVIYTINDFKLGINEKQLENLKTLSKKHKELKKIYVKDGLAFLPPLFIGFIITILI
- a CDS encoding ribosome assembly factor SBDS, with translation MVKVDEAFEVRYKKGGNQFEVLVDFEKLNEYKKKHYAISVYDVLADVKIFKDQKKGDVASEILLKESFRGLSEDEILEEILLRGECQIPTSYTNKLREEKKMQVVNYIVENAVNPATKGKYTASMIESEINKLKFNFDPYIIFENQSEEVLKGLKKVIAISIDKIVLEVEIPPKYLGSFYGPFRKFGKILKEYYDRNGNLKIKLEITESLQDKVIDYIKHHTSGEGSYFISKD
- a CDS encoding ATP-binding protein codes for the protein MLARLFGKSNTYKFRIEIFGDIKTFDFLKVEHHDDEEVLTQVYNITRDGEKLIGDCKIIGYRDSGVLKNIRTPFTNDAKIDLADDDFIEDTVGLTRDSDAFIGVLEHHPNLRINLDLKKTITKHIAILAKSGAGKSYTVGVLLEEVIKKNIPIVILDPHNEYATIKYPNTDKRDMKRMDKFGIKSQGFLNQIKEYSPDTNVNPQCEPITLDLNSLKPQDLIESLPQKLSPAQQGLMFNVLSSLNNRVNFDELIFTISNEESNSKWSLITLLEELKKLRVYSTNPTPLNEIVKHKRASIISLKGVEPYVQETFVSGLIKSLFEARKKEEIPPFLLVLEEAHNFCPERSFGELKTSKIIRTIAGEGRKFGVGLCVISQRPAKVDKNVVSQCSTQIILKITNPNDIKSVISSSEGVDSDSENEIQKLNIGTCLLTGVIDIPLKVNIRPRISKHGGETIDITLPYEVEDADKRRSDEDVVNNISFGGDVEETREESRQRERVVKKEAIAMAESKKAENNEFLQYVAPEVEIEDAKVLLDSNDIETQLVSGVMIKMRTNDNKDVSILFDKVNKKVIKKIFPFEGYDADESITQMAGSEKKLFKTILTLSDKFNPAELLIKTDMMFNEILRVCDSLANKGLLKKKDRDFELVNVGFAKHLGDCNFYGNQKFEEVSYDKMYEEKISNSKVEELFSMFGTVENMKDIFILRYVGK